The Chloroflexota bacterium genome includes a window with the following:
- a CDS encoding M48 family metallopeptidase has product MIEISIDPARQQQAKEYARIRRRLFVVELGLAAALTLAWLFSGASAALGRQIAAITANEWLAVALYMLVFGAVYLVVDLPLTCYSGFVLPHRYGLSTQSFGGFIADGIKGMAVGGVLGLAVIEVIYALLRTAPDTWWLWTAGFMLLFSVVLSNLAPVLILPLFYKLTPIEDTELVRRLTALAERAQARVRGVYTINFSSKTTAANAALMGLGNTRRIVLGDTLYGQFSADEIETILAHELGHHVHRDIPLGIALEAVATLAGLYLADLGLLAGVQAFGFGSIADVAAFPVFAAVMGASGFATMPLSNAFSRWRERRADQYALEATNKPDAFIGAMTRLANQNLAEVDPEPWVEWLLYSHPAIGKRLAQGEAYKRAVTNSQ; this is encoded by the coding sequence ATGATTGAAATCAGCATTGACCCCGCACGCCAGCAGCAGGCCAAAGAGTACGCGCGCATTCGCCGCCGCCTGTTTGTCGTGGAACTGGGCCTCGCGGCGGCGCTGACGCTGGCGTGGCTATTCAGCGGCGCCAGCGCGGCGCTCGGCCGGCAGATCGCGGCGATTACGGCCAATGAGTGGCTTGCCGTCGCGCTCTACATGCTCGTCTTCGGCGCGGTCTATCTCGTCGTGGACCTGCCACTGACTTGCTACAGCGGCTTCGTCCTCCCCCATCGCTACGGGTTATCCACACAGTCGTTCGGCGGGTTCATCGCCGACGGCATCAAGGGCATGGCGGTCGGCGGCGTGCTCGGACTGGCCGTCATCGAGGTGATCTACGCGCTGCTGCGTACCGCGCCGGATACATGGTGGTTGTGGACAGCCGGCTTCATGCTGCTGTTCAGTGTCGTGCTCTCGAACCTGGCGCCGGTGCTTATCCTGCCGCTGTTCTACAAGCTGACGCCGATTGAGGATACCGAACTGGTGCGGCGGCTGACGGCATTGGCCGAGCGCGCTCAGGCGCGCGTGCGCGGCGTCTACACGATCAACTTCTCCAGCAAGACGACCGCGGCCAACGCTGCGCTGATGGGGCTGGGCAACACGCGGCGCATCGTGCTTGGCGATACGCTGTACGGCCAGTTCAGCGCCGACGAGATCGAGACGATCCTCGCACACGAGCTGGGCCACCACGTGCATCGCGACATCCCGCTCGGCATCGCGCTGGAGGCGGTGGCGACGCTGGCGGGGCTGTACCTGGCAGATCTCGGGTTGCTGGCGGGCGTGCAGGCGTTTGGCTTCGGCAGCATCGCCGACGTGGCGGCGTTCCCGGTCTTCGCGGCGGTGATGGGCGCATCCGGCTTTGCGACCATGCCACTGAGCAACGCGTTCTCGCGCTGGCGCGAGCGCCGCGCCGACCAGTACGCGCTGGAAGCAACCAACAAGCCGGATGCGTTTATCGGAGCGATGACGCGGCTGGCCAACCAGAACCTGGCCGAGGTGGACCCAGAGCCGTGGGTCGAGTGGCTGCTCTACTCGCACCCGGCGATCGGCAAACGGCTGGCGCAGGGCGAGGCATACAAACGGGCAGTAACCAATAGTCAGTAG
- a CDS encoding sulfatase translates to MKSHLRIVFGLVVLALLAACEGPTPAPSTATPAPTIAAATAMPATVAVSTITGTPSPATPAATTQASAASGAAKSKPNIVFVLTDDLDAAEIQFMPKLKSLIADQGMTFDNYFVAMSLCCPSRATTLRGQYPHNTEILGNSLPTGGFQKFFQLGEEKSTVAVWLQDAGYRTMLAGKYLNGYPDKSNAMYIPPGWTEWYSAMKGNPYSEYNYTLNENGKQVAYGKTAQDYGADVYVRKTTDFIQRSAKDGKPFFVYLAPYAPHSPYTPAPRHADLFPGAKAPRTPNYNEADVSDKPAYIKDRPLLTTKQMDTIDQDYRKRLQALQAVDEGIEAIVNALKASGQLDNTYIFFTSDNGYHLGNHRQITGKITPYQEELRVTMIVRGPGVPAGKTVPHLSGNADLAPTWADLAGAKLPDFVDGRSLVPLMRGSSIPLDQWRQVYPIENGEMRAARTQSTPGLIPVTDAGLLEQPDGDANRMAALSTAQQNRLAVPPLRGIRMQTTSYIEYNTGEKEYYDIQADPYQLQNLAGKADPKLLAVLSARVKALAACKGAACRTVEDAPLNLPK, encoded by the coding sequence ATGAAGAGCCATCTGCGCATTGTGTTTGGCCTCGTTGTGCTGGCGCTGCTCGCCGCCTGCGAAGGACCGACTCCGGCGCCATCAACCGCGACGCCCGCGCCCACCATAGCTGCTGCCACAGCAATGCCCGCCACGGTGGCCGTATCGACAATCACGGGAACGCCATCGCCGGCTACGCCAGCCGCGACCACGCAAGCGAGCGCGGCCAGCGGAGCCGCGAAGTCCAAGCCCAATATCGTATTCGTGCTCACCGACGATCTCGATGCGGCCGAGATCCAGTTCATGCCCAAGCTGAAGTCGCTGATCGCCGACCAAGGCATGACGTTCGACAACTACTTTGTGGCGATGTCGCTCTGCTGCCCCTCGCGCGCGACGACGCTGCGCGGGCAGTACCCGCATAACACCGAGATCCTCGGCAACTCCCTGCCGACCGGCGGCTTCCAGAAGTTTTTCCAGCTCGGCGAGGAAAAGTCCACGGTCGCAGTCTGGTTGCAGGACGCCGGCTACCGCACGATGCTGGCCGGCAAATACCTGAACGGCTACCCGGACAAGAGCAACGCGATGTACATTCCGCCCGGTTGGACCGAATGGTACAGCGCCATGAAGGGCAATCCGTACAGCGAGTACAATTACACGCTGAATGAAAATGGCAAACAGGTAGCATACGGCAAGACGGCGCAGGATTACGGCGCCGACGTGTACGTGCGCAAGACGACTGACTTCATCCAGCGCAGCGCGAAGGACGGCAAGCCGTTCTTCGTGTACCTGGCGCCGTACGCGCCGCATTCACCATACACGCCCGCGCCACGCCACGCCGACCTATTCCCCGGCGCGAAAGCGCCGCGCACGCCAAACTATAATGAGGCAGATGTGAGCGACAAGCCGGCCTACATCAAAGACCGCCCGCTGCTGACCACGAAGCAGATGGACACGATCGACCAGGATTACCGCAAACGGCTGCAGGCGCTGCAGGCGGTTGACGAGGGCATCGAGGCGATCGTCAACGCGCTCAAGGCGAGCGGCCAACTGGACAACACCTACATCTTCTTCACATCCGACAACGGCTATCACCTCGGCAACCACCGCCAGATCACCGGCAAGATCACGCCGTACCAGGAAGAGCTGCGCGTGACGATGATCGTGCGCGGGCCCGGCGTGCCGGCCGGCAAGACCGTGCCGCACCTGAGCGGCAACGCCGACCTCGCCCCGACGTGGGCGGACCTGGCCGGCGCCAAGCTGCCCGATTTCGTCGACGGCCGCTCGCTCGTCCCGCTGATGCGCGGGAGCAGCATCCCGCTCGATCAGTGGCGGCAGGTCTATCCGATTGAGAACGGCGAGATGCGTGCCGCACGGACGCAGAGCACACCGGGGCTGATTCCTGTGACCGACGCCGGTTTGCTGGAGCAGCCCGATGGCGACGCGAACCGGATGGCCGCGCTGTCGACCGCGCAGCAGAACCGGCTCGCCGTGCCGCCGCTGCGCGGCATCCGCATGCAGACGACGAGCTACATCGAGTACAACACGGGCGAAAAGGAGTATTACGACATCCAGGCCGACCCGTACCAGTTGCAGAACCTGGCGGGCAAGGCCGACCCGAAACTGCTGGCGGTGCTGTCGGCGCGCGTGAAGGCCCTGGCGGCGTGCAAAGGCGCAGCCTGCCGCACGGTTGAGGACGCGCCACTGAATCTGCCGAAGTAG